The proteins below are encoded in one region of Acanthochromis polyacanthus isolate Apoly-LR-REF ecotype Palm Island chromosome 4, KAUST_Apoly_ChrSc, whole genome shotgun sequence:
- the tbxa2r gene encoding thromboxane A2 receptor isoform X2 gives MSAWHPWRHLPQVKRRNEIPLTCVFCGSLSHLKSTTPHQPTTMNASVLPVSNNTPLCYSNRSPPFKFHPSVTSIYFSAIFMALGLPSNLIAFIVLFKSFQRTCSRSRSFFLIFLGGLVVTDFMGLLVTGTIVVSFYITHFNWRQIDPNCHFCNFMGMSMVFYGLCPLLLSATMAVERFIGINHPFARSTSMPKSRTVSMVLMVWLIAGCIALLPLTGLGSYHIQMPGSWCFFNISSEGKDMAFSLIFSLVGLVCISVSFLLNTVSVVTLIKVCCGQDRTQRRRDHEVEMMVQLILIMIIASVCWCPLLINVLMSVATAASVTPEMLLFYIRMATWNQILDPWIYIMCQVSPLRSLSLRLCYPEDLSRSDSYCSGCASPP, from the exons ATGTCGGCATGGCATCCATGGAGACATTTGCCTCAG gtcaaaagaagaaatgaaataCCTCTCACTTGTGTATTCTGCGGATCTCTAAGTCATTTAAAATCAACAACTCCACACCAGCCGACCACCATGAATGCCTCAGTCCTTCCAGTCTCCAACAACACCCCACTCTGCTACTCCAACAGGAGCCCTCCATTCAAGTTCCACCCCAGTGTCACCTCAATCTACTTCTCAGCCATCTTCATGGCTTTAGGTCTCCCTTCCAATCTCATTGCCTTCATTGTTCTCTTCAAGTCCTTCCAGCGGACATGTAGTCGCTCCCGCTCTTTCTTCCTGATCTTCCTGGGCGGCCTTGTGGTTACTGACTTCATGGGTCTCCTGGTCACAGGCACCATTGTGGTCTCCTTCtatattacacattttaattGGCGCCAGATAGACCCAAACTGCCATTTCTGCAACTTCATGGGTATGTCAATGGTCTTCTACGGACTGTGCCCACTGCTGCTCAGCGCCACCATGGCCGTGGAGCGCTTCATTGGCATCAACCATCCATTTGCACGCTCCACCAGCATGCCAAAGAGCCGGACGGTCTCCATGGTGCTGATGGTGTGGCTGATTGCTGGCTGCATAGCTTTGCTGCCCCTAACAGGCCTTGGAAGCTACCATATACAGATGCCGGGCTCCTGGTGCTTTTTCAACATTAGCTCAGAGGGAAAGGACATGGCCTTCTCCCTGATCTTCTCTCTGGTTGGACTGGTTTGTATCTCTGTGTCCTTTTTGCTGAACACAGTGAGCGTAGTGACCCTGATCAAGGTGTGCTGTGGACAGGACAGGACCCAGCGACGACGAGACCATGAAGTGGAGATGATGGTGCAGCTTATCCTGATCATGATCATCGCTTCTGTTTGCTGGTGTCCCCTACTG ATTAATGTTCTGATGAGCGTGGCGACTGCAGCTTCAGTAACACCTGAAATGCTTTTGTTCTACATACGAATGGCTACCTGGAATCAGATACTTGACCCCTGGATATACATCATGTGTCAAGTGTCCCCACTAAG GTCTTTATCGCTCAGACTGTGCTATCCGGAGGACCTCTCCAGATCAGATTCCTACTGCTCTGGCTGCGCTTCGCCACCTTGA
- the tbxa2r gene encoding thromboxane A2 receptor isoform X1, protein MSAWHPWRHLPQVKRRNEIPLTCVFCGSLSHLKSTTPHQPTTMNASVLPVSNNTPLCYSNRSPPFKFHPSVTSIYFSAIFMALGLPSNLIAFIVLFKSFQRTCSRSRSFFLIFLGGLVVTDFMGLLVTGTIVVSFYITHFNWRQIDPNCHFCNFMGMSMVFYGLCPLLLSATMAVERFIGINHPFARSTSMPKSRTVSMVLMVWLIAGCIALLPLTGLGSYHIQMPGSWCFFNISSEGKDMAFSLIFSLVGLVCISVSFLLNTVSVVTLIKVCCGQDRTQRRRDHEVEMMVQLILIMIIASVCWCPLLVFIAQTVLSGGPLQIRFLLLWLRFATLNQILDPWVYILFRRAVFKRIYPRLDWSRNSVISLYPSFGETVRRFTRASFKSSLDSDGTEETEKSNVTAKSALKPEPPPPPP, encoded by the exons ATGTCGGCATGGCATCCATGGAGACATTTGCCTCAG gtcaaaagaagaaatgaaataCCTCTCACTTGTGTATTCTGCGGATCTCTAAGTCATTTAAAATCAACAACTCCACACCAGCCGACCACCATGAATGCCTCAGTCCTTCCAGTCTCCAACAACACCCCACTCTGCTACTCCAACAGGAGCCCTCCATTCAAGTTCCACCCCAGTGTCACCTCAATCTACTTCTCAGCCATCTTCATGGCTTTAGGTCTCCCTTCCAATCTCATTGCCTTCATTGTTCTCTTCAAGTCCTTCCAGCGGACATGTAGTCGCTCCCGCTCTTTCTTCCTGATCTTCCTGGGCGGCCTTGTGGTTACTGACTTCATGGGTCTCCTGGTCACAGGCACCATTGTGGTCTCCTTCtatattacacattttaattGGCGCCAGATAGACCCAAACTGCCATTTCTGCAACTTCATGGGTATGTCAATGGTCTTCTACGGACTGTGCCCACTGCTGCTCAGCGCCACCATGGCCGTGGAGCGCTTCATTGGCATCAACCATCCATTTGCACGCTCCACCAGCATGCCAAAGAGCCGGACGGTCTCCATGGTGCTGATGGTGTGGCTGATTGCTGGCTGCATAGCTTTGCTGCCCCTAACAGGCCTTGGAAGCTACCATATACAGATGCCGGGCTCCTGGTGCTTTTTCAACATTAGCTCAGAGGGAAAGGACATGGCCTTCTCCCTGATCTTCTCTCTGGTTGGACTGGTTTGTATCTCTGTGTCCTTTTTGCTGAACACAGTGAGCGTAGTGACCCTGATCAAGGTGTGCTGTGGACAGGACAGGACCCAGCGACGACGAGACCATGAAGTGGAGATGATGGTGCAGCTTATCCTGATCATGATCATCGCTTCTGTTTGCTGGTGTCCCCTACTG GTCTTTATCGCTCAGACTGTGCTATCCGGAGGACCTCTCCAGATCAGATTCCTACTGCTCTGGCTGCGCTTCGCCACCTTGAACCAGATCCTAGACCCTTGGGTCTACATTTTGTTTCGCAGGGCAGTTTTTAAGAGAATCTACCCCCGCCTCGACTGGTCCCGGAACTCTGTCATAAGCCTGTACCCATCTTTCGGTGAGACTGTCCGCAGGTTCACACGAGCTTCATTCAAGAGCAGCCTGGACTCTGATGGAACAGAAGAGACAGAGAAATCTAATGTGACCGCTAAATCTGCTTTAAAGCCggagcctcctcctcctcctccatga
- the tbxa2r gene encoding thromboxane A2 receptor isoform X3 — translation MNASVLPVSNNTPLCYSNRSPPFKFHPSVTSIYFSAIFMALGLPSNLIAFIVLFKSFQRTCSRSRSFFLIFLGGLVVTDFMGLLVTGTIVVSFYITHFNWRQIDPNCHFCNFMGMSMVFYGLCPLLLSATMAVERFIGINHPFARSTSMPKSRTVSMVLMVWLIAGCIALLPLTGLGSYHIQMPGSWCFFNISSEGKDMAFSLIFSLVGLVCISVSFLLNTVSVVTLIKVCCGQDRTQRRRDHEVEMMVQLILIMIIASVCWCPLLVFIAQTVLSGGPLQIRFLLLWLRFATLNQILDPWVYILFRRAVFKRIYPRLDWSRNSVISLYPSFGETVRRFTRASFKSSLDSDGTEETEKSNVTAKSALKPEPPPPPP, via the exons ATGAATGCCTCAGTCCTTCCAGTCTCCAACAACACCCCACTCTGCTACTCCAACAGGAGCCCTCCATTCAAGTTCCACCCCAGTGTCACCTCAATCTACTTCTCAGCCATCTTCATGGCTTTAGGTCTCCCTTCCAATCTCATTGCCTTCATTGTTCTCTTCAAGTCCTTCCAGCGGACATGTAGTCGCTCCCGCTCTTTCTTCCTGATCTTCCTGGGCGGCCTTGTGGTTACTGACTTCATGGGTCTCCTGGTCACAGGCACCATTGTGGTCTCCTTCtatattacacattttaattGGCGCCAGATAGACCCAAACTGCCATTTCTGCAACTTCATGGGTATGTCAATGGTCTTCTACGGACTGTGCCCACTGCTGCTCAGCGCCACCATGGCCGTGGAGCGCTTCATTGGCATCAACCATCCATTTGCACGCTCCACCAGCATGCCAAAGAGCCGGACGGTCTCCATGGTGCTGATGGTGTGGCTGATTGCTGGCTGCATAGCTTTGCTGCCCCTAACAGGCCTTGGAAGCTACCATATACAGATGCCGGGCTCCTGGTGCTTTTTCAACATTAGCTCAGAGGGAAAGGACATGGCCTTCTCCCTGATCTTCTCTCTGGTTGGACTGGTTTGTATCTCTGTGTCCTTTTTGCTGAACACAGTGAGCGTAGTGACCCTGATCAAGGTGTGCTGTGGACAGGACAGGACCCAGCGACGACGAGACCATGAAGTGGAGATGATGGTGCAGCTTATCCTGATCATGATCATCGCTTCTGTTTGCTGGTGTCCCCTACTG GTCTTTATCGCTCAGACTGTGCTATCCGGAGGACCTCTCCAGATCAGATTCCTACTGCTCTGGCTGCGCTTCGCCACCTTGAACCAGATCCTAGACCCTTGGGTCTACATTTTGTTTCGCAGGGCAGTTTTTAAGAGAATCTACCCCCGCCTCGACTGGTCCCGGAACTCTGTCATAAGCCTGTACCCATCTTTCGGTGAGACTGTCCGCAGGTTCACACGAGCTTCATTCAAGAGCAGCCTGGACTCTGATGGAACAGAAGAGACAGAGAAATCTAATGTGACCGCTAAATCTGCTTTAAAGCCggagcctcctcctcctcctccatga